A region of Thermodesulfobacteriota bacterium DNA encodes the following proteins:
- a CDS encoding GNAT family N-acetyltransferase translates to MTGDSTGIIVRNTRPEDFQEILELSLKVYPDFPPWAEWHLKSHLRVFPQGQLVAVESKSGKIVGMAASLIILWDDYDIKGSWREFTDNGMFTNHDPKGRTLYGAEVMVHPSMQRRGIGKKIYQARRDLTQRLGLLRIRAGGRVNGYFKYAEEMSAEEYVKRVIDGKLKDPTLSFQLKEGFSVLAVVPDYLPHDKESLGYAAIIEWINPQVAKPEDYSGSLSLTFNKPASSQ, encoded by the coding sequence ATGACCGGGGATAGTACAGGAATCATAGTCAGGAATACCAGGCCTGAAGACTTCCAGGAAATCTTGGAACTGTCGCTAAAGGTCTATCCTGATTTTCCTCCCTGGGCGGAATGGCATTTGAAATCTCACCTGAGGGTATTTCCCCAGGGACAACTAGTGGCGGTTGAATCGAAATCCGGGAAAATAGTGGGAATGGCCGCCAGCCTGATCATACTCTGGGATGATTATGACATAAAGGGTAGCTGGCGTGAATTCACCGATAACGGGATGTTTACCAACCACGACCCCAAGGGGCGGACGCTCTACGGGGCTGAAGTCATGGTGCATCCGTCCATGCAGAGGAGAGGCATTGGAAAAAAGATTTACCAGGCGCGTAGAGACCTGACCCAGAGGCTGGGGCTCCTGCGGATCCGTGCCGGCGGACGTGTGAACGGCTACTTTAAATACGCTGAGGAGATGAGCGCGGAGGAATATGTTAAAAGGGTGATTGATGGAAAATTGAAAGACCCTACCCTTTCTTTTCAGCTTAAAGAAGGATTTAGCGTTTTGGCGGTGGTGCCTGATTATTTACCTCATGATAAAGAGAGCCTAGGTTATGCGGCCATTATAGAATGGATAAATCCACAGGTGGCAAAGCCAGAGGATTACTCCGGCTCTCTGTCCTTAACTTTTAATAAGCCGGCATCCTCGCAGTAA
- a CDS encoding CoA-binding protein — protein MSDDIETLRRILKENHTIAMVGLSANWYRPSYFAAKYLQDHGYRVIPVTPAHKEILGEKCYPTLLDIPEKVDVVDIFRKPEDVPPIVEDAIKIGAKVVWMQLGIINDEAARRAREAGLEVVMNRCMKIEHARLFGGLNFIGVHTGVISSKRPKWLPY, from the coding sequence ATGAGTGATGACATCGAAACCCTGAGGCGGATCTTGAAAGAGAATCACACTATCGCCATGGTTGGGCTCTCGGCAAACTGGTATCGTCCGAGCTACTTCGCGGCAAAATACCTCCAGGACCACGGCTATAGGGTGATTCCGGTGACTCCGGCCCATAAGGAAATTCTGGGGGAAAAATGCTACCCTACTCTACTGGATATCCCGGAAAAAGTCGATGTGGTGGATATTTTTAGGAAACCCGAGGATGTCCCGCCGATAGTGGAAGATGCGATTAAGATCGGAGCCAAGGTTGTGTGGATGCAGCTTGGAATAATCAACGATGAGGCGGCCAGACGGGCGCGCGAGGCTGGACTTGAAGTGGTAATGAATCGCTGCATGAAGATCGAGCACGCTCGTCTCTTTGGGGGGCTTAATTTTATTGGAGTGCATACCGGGGTTATCTCTTCCAAGAGACCAAAATGGCTACCGTATTAA
- a CDS encoding O-acetylhomoserine aminocarboxypropyltransferase/cysteine synthase family protein has translation MADRKFGFETLCLHAGQLPDPTTGARAVPIYQTTAYVFDSTDHAASLFNLQTFGNIYTRIMNPTNAVFEERMAALEGGRGALAVASGMAAQMVALLTIMESGDELVSSSTLYGGTYSQFDVSFRKLGIETRFVNPDDPENFRKAITKRTKAIFAETISNPLGNVLDIEAVSAIAHEAGIPLIVDNTFATPYLCKPIEYGADIIVHSATKFICGHGTSIGGVIVESGKFPWDNGNFPGMIEPSKGYHGVRFYETFGDFGYTMKARCETLRTLGPALSPFNAFLFIQGLETLHLRMERHCSNALAIAEFLKEHPAVTWVNYPGLPDSPYFGLVKKYLPKGAGSIFTFGIKGGIEAGVKFIESLQLLSHLANVGDAKTLVIHPASTTHRQLNEEEQKSAGVTPDMIRISVGLETLGDILWDIDQALESSQKVKLNF, from the coding sequence ATGGCTGATAGGAAATTTGGTTTTGAAACGCTATGCCTTCATGCGGGACAGCTTCCCGACCCAACTACTGGGGCCCGCGCTGTTCCCATATACCAGACCACCGCTTATGTTTTCGATAGCACCGACCATGCAGCCAGTCTTTTCAACCTGCAGACCTTCGGAAATATCTACACCAGGATAATGAACCCCACTAACGCTGTATTTGAAGAGCGAATGGCCGCACTGGAAGGCGGCCGAGGGGCCTTAGCGGTTGCTTCAGGCATGGCTGCCCAGATGGTAGCCCTTCTTACCATCATGGAGAGCGGAGACGAATTGGTATCTTCGAGCACCCTTTACGGAGGCACCTACTCCCAGTTCGATGTTAGTTTTAGAAAGCTGGGGATAGAAACCAGGTTTGTGAATCCTGATGACCCCGAAAATTTCAGAAAAGCGATAACCAAAAGGACAAAGGCCATTTTTGCGGAAACGATAAGTAACCCGTTGGGTAACGTCCTAGATATAGAAGCCGTGTCCGCTATAGCCCATGAGGCCGGAATCCCGCTAATCGTCGACAACACTTTTGCCACTCCATACCTGTGCAAGCCCATCGAGTACGGGGCGGATATAATCGTTCACTCCGCTACTAAATTCATCTGCGGTCATGGGACATCCATCGGCGGGGTAATTGTAGAGTCGGGAAAGTTCCCCTGGGATAACGGAAATTTCCCTGGCATGATAGAGCCCTCAAAAGGCTACCACGGTGTCAGGTTCTATGAGACATTTGGCGACTTCGGTTATACAATGAAGGCGCGATGCGAAACGCTTAGAACCTTGGGTCCTGCGCTTAGTCCTTTTAATGCTTTTCTCTTTATCCAGGGGCTTGAAACCCTTCACCTGAGGATGGAAAGGCATTGTTCGAATGCTCTGGCTATCGCTGAATTCTTGAAGGAGCACCCGGCGGTAACATGGGTCAATTATCCCGGGCTTCCGGACAGTCCTTATTTTGGGCTGGTAAAGAAATATCTTCCTAAAGGCGCCGGTTCAATTTTTACGTTCGGGATTAAAGGCGGGATAGAGGCTGGAGTAAAATTCATCGAGAGTCTTCAGCTCTTGAGTCATCTGGCCAACGTGGGCGATGCAAAGACACTGGTTATTCATCCAGCGTCCACAACCCATCGTCAGCTTAACGAAGAGGAGCAGAAAAGCGCTGGCGTGACACCGGATATGATTCGCATTTCTGTGGGACTGGAAACTCTCGGTGATATCCTCTGGGATATCGACCAGGCACTGGAAAGTTCACAGAAGGTAAAATTAAATTTCTAA